ATCGACTGGGCGCCGTTGACGAAGTCGCCGAACTGCGCCTCCCACAGCACCAGCGCGTCCGGGTTGCCGATCGCGTAGCCGTACTCGAAGCCGAGCACCGCGAACTCGCTCAGCGGCGAGTCGTACACCATGAACCGGCCCGGGCCCTGCGGCGCCAGGGTGTTCAGCGGGGTGTACTCGCTGCCGTTCTCTCGGTCGATGAGGACCGAATGCCGCTGGGTGAAGGTGCCGCGGCGCGAGTCCTGACCGGACAGGCGCACCGTGATGCCCTCCTGCACCAGGGTGCCGAAGGCCAGCAACTCGGCGAACGCCCAGTCGACGTCGCCATTGCGCGACATGTCGTGCCTGCGCTCCAGGACCGGCTTGACACGCGGATGCGGGGTGAAGCCCTCCGGCACGTTCAGGAAGGCGTCACCGATCTGCTCCAGCGCGGCCGTCGGGACCCCGGTGTTCAGGTTCACCTGCAGCTGCTGGTCCTCGGTGATCGGCTCGCTGGGCTCCGGCTGGAAGCGGTCGAGCTCCTTGACCTCCACGAAGACCCGCTCGAGCTGGCCCTGGTAGTCGCGCAGGGCGTCCTCGGCCTCCTTGGTGGAGATGTCACCACGGCCGATGAGCGCTTCGGTGTAGCTCTTGCGGACGCTGCGCAGATTGTCGATCACGTCGTACATGGCCGGCTGCGTCATCGACGGGTCGTCGCCCTCGTTGTGGCCGCGGCGGCGGTAGCAGACCATGTCGATCACCACGTCGCGGTGGAACTGCTCGCGGTAGTCGACGGCCAGCTGCGCGGCCCAGACGCAGGCCTCGGGGTCGTCGCCGTTGACGTGGAAGATCGGCGCGCCGATCATCTTGGCGACATCGGTGCAGTACTGCGACGACCGCGAGTACTCGGGCGCGGTGGTGAAGCCGACCTGGTTGTTGACCACGATGTGCACGGTGCCGCCGGTGCGGTAGCCGTTGAGCATGGAGAGGTTCAGAGTCTCCGGAACCACGCCCTGGCCGGCGAACGCGGCGTCGCCGTGCAGCATCAGCGGGAGGATGTCGAACTGGTGCTCCTCGTCGAGCAGGTCCTGCTTGGCGCGGACGATGCCCTCCAGGACCGGGTCGACGGCTTCCAGGTGGCTGGGGTTGGCGGTCAGCGACACGTTGATCTCGTTGTCGCCGAACATCTGGTAGTAGGTGCCCTCGGCGCCGAGGTGGTACTTGACGTCGCCGGAACCGTGCGCCTGGGCGCTGCCCAGGTTGCCCTCGAACTCGGTGAAGATCTTGGAGTACGGCTTGCCGACGATGTTGGCCAGCACGTTGAGGCGGCCGCGGTGCGGCATGCCGATGATGACTTCCTGCAGGCTGTGCTCGGCGCTGCGGTCGATCACCGCGTCCATCATCGGGATCACCGACTCGGCGCCCTCCAGCGAGAAGCGCTTCTGGCCGACGTACTTGGTCTGCAGGAAGGTCTCGAAGGCTTCGGCGGCGTTGAGCTTGCTCAGGATGTACTTCTGCTCGGCCACCGGCGGCTTGACGTGCTTCACCTCGACGCGCTCCTGGAGCCAGCGCTGCTGCCCCGGGTCGAGGATGTGCGTGTACTCGACGCCGATGTGGCGGCAGTAGGCATCGCGCAGGATGGAGAGGACGTCGCGCAGCTTCATCTCGTTCTGGCCGTGGAAGCCGCCGACCTTGAAGGTGCGGTCCAGGTCCCAGAGGGTGAGGCCGTAGGTGAGCACGTCGAGATCCGGGTGGGCGGCGCGGGCGTCGCTCTCCATCATCAGCGGATCGGTGTCGGCCATCAGGTGGCCGCGACTGCGGTAGGCGGCGATCAGCTCGAGCACGCGGGTGTTCTTGTCGACCGCGCCGGCCGGGATGTCCCGGCGCCAGCGGATCGGCTCGTACGGGATGTGCAGCGCGGTGAAGATCTCGTCCCAGAAGGCGTCGTCGAGGATCAGCTCGTGGATCCGGCGCAGGAAGTCGCCGGACTCGGCGCCCTGGATGATGCGGTGGTCATAGGTGGAGGTCAGCGTCATCACCTTGCCGACGCCGGCGTCGGCGAGCTGCTGATCGCTCGACCCCTGGAACTCGGCGGGGTACTCCATCGCACCGGCGCCGATGATGGCGCCCTGACCCGGCATCAGGCGGGGGACCGAGTGGACGGTGCCGATGGTGCCCGGGTTGGTGAGCGAGATGGTGACGCCGGCGAAGTCCTCGGCGGTCAGCTTGCCGTCGCGCGCGCGGCGGACGATGTCCTCGTAGGCGGCCCAGAACTCGCCGAAGCCCATCGTCTCGCAGCCCTTGATGGCGGCGACGACGAGCGTGCGCTGGCCGTTCTTGCCCGGCAGGTCGATCGCCAGGCCGAGGTTCGAGTGCGCCGGGGTCACCACGTTCGGCTTGCCGTCGATCTCGGCGAAGTGCCGGTTCAGGTTGGGGAACGACTTGAGCGCCTGGATGATCGCGTAGCCGAGGATGTGAGTGAAGCTCACCTTGCCGCCGCGGGTACGGGCGAGATGGTTGTTGATGACGACGCGGTTGTCGAACATCAGCTTCACCGGGATGGCCCGGACGCTGGTGGCGGTGGGCACCTCGAGCGAGGCGTTCATGTTCTTGACGATGGCGGCGCCGGGACCGCGGATCACCTTGTTCTCGTCGGCGGCGGGCTCGCTGGCGGGCTTGGCGACGGCGGCCGAGCGGCTGACGCCGGAGGCGGCCTTGGTGGCGGCGGCCTCGCGCGCCGGGGCCGCCTTGCGCGGGGCGGTGGTGCGGGTGGGCTCGGCGTCGAGGGTGATCGCGGGCTTGGCCGAGACCGGTCCGGTCGCGGCGGCCGGGGGATCGGCGGGGGCCACCTGGGCCGGGGCGGCGGGCGCGGCCGGTGCCACCGGGGCGGCGGGTGTGGGGGCGGGGGCGACCTGGTCGGGCTTGTACGACTTGAGCAGGTCGTGCCAACTGGGATCGACCGATCCGGGATCCTTCTGGAATCGCTGGTACATCTCCTCGACCAGCCATTCGTTTTGTCCGTAGTCGGTCTGGGATGTCGAACTGCTCACAGCGTCGTCTCGCCTCTTAGATATATCGATGTGGTCTTCGATCGCCGGCCGGCCGCGTCGGATTGCGTGCAGCACCGGCCAACAGTCGATCGTACGCCCAGAAAAGTCCGCACGCCCGGCTTCCGGGCGCCCTGACCGGCCGACTCACGAGTAAGTGGCGGGAATCACTACCGGCGTCCGGCTGTGGCGCCCGCATCGTCGGGCGCGACGCCCGCCGCCCACATCCGCGCATAGGTGCCACCGGCCGCCAGCAGGGCGTCGTGCGGACCGCGTTCGACGATCCGGCCGGCCTCGACGACGGCGATGGTGTCGGCCCGGGCCGCGGTCGCCAGGCGGTGCGCGACGATCACGCTGGTCCGCTTCCGGCGCAGCGCGGTGCCTGCGGCGAGCACCTGCGCCTCGGTGGCCTGATCGAGGGTTGCGGTGGCCTCGTCGAGCAGGATCAGCTCGGGCTCGACGAGCTCGGCACGCGCCAGCGCGATCAGCTGCCGCTGCCCCGAGGACAGACCGCGGCCGCGCTCGGAGACGGCGAAGTTCATGCCGCCGGGCAGACCGGCGATCATCGCCGCGGCACCCACCCGGCGGGCGGCCTCGGCGATCTCCTCGCGACCGGCGCCGGGGCGCCCGTAGGCGATGTTGTCGGCGACGGTCCCGGCGAACAGATGCGGTTCCTGGGGGACCACGCCGAGCCGGGCGCGGTAGTCGTGCAGATCGAGGGTCCGCAGATCGTCGCCGTTGTACTCCACCGCGCCGCGGGTCGGATCGTAGAAGCGGGCGAGCAGTTTGACGATGGTCGACTTGCCGGCGCCGGTGGGCCCCACCAGGGCCAGTGACGCGCCCGGCGGGAGATGCAGGTCCACGTCGTGCAGCGCGTCGGCAGGCGCGCCCGAGTAGCGGAAACTGACCCCGTCGAGCCGGACGTCGGCCATCCCGGAACGGTGGTCCCCGTGCCGGTCGAGCGGAGCCGGGATCGCCGCCTCCTCGGCCACGACGGCGGCCTCGACGAGGGAACTCGGGGTGGTCAGCAGGTCCCCGATGCGGCGCAGACCGACACTGGCCTGCTGATAGCCGTCGAACACGGTGGTCAGCTGCTGTACCGGCCCGAACAGCATCGACAGGTACAGCACGAAGGCCACCAGCGTGCCCGCGGAGAGCCGGCCGTGTGCCAGCTGATGGGCGCCGAAGCCGATCGCGACGGCGGCCGCGACGTCCGCGCAGAAGGTGATGAACGGGAAGTACGACGCGATCGCGCGCTGGCTGCTCATCCGCGCGGCCACCCAGGCGTCGCTGAGCCGGCCGAACCGGGCCTGCGCGATGGCGGTGTGGCGGTAGGCGCGGGTGGTGGCGAGCCCGGCGATGTTCTCCTGGAAGTCGGCGTTGACCGCGGACACCAGCTCGCGGGCCCGGCGGTACGCGCCCGCGGCGACGCGGCGGAACCAGAGCGTCGCCAGCGCGAGGATCGGGAACACCGGCAGCACGGTGAGGCCCAGCTCCCAGTCGGTCACCATCAGCATCGCGAACACGCCGACGACGGTGAAGATCGCGACCACCGCGGAGGCCAGGCCGGTCTGGATGAAGGTGGAGAGCGCGTCGACGTCGGTCGTCATGCGCGTCATGATGCGGCCGGACAGTTCGCGCTCGTAGTAGTCGAGGCCCAGTCGTTGCAGGTGGGCGTAGCTGCGCACGCGCAGCGCGTAGAGGACGCGTTCGCCGGTCCGTGCCGAGACGAGCGTGTTGACCGCCTCCACCACCCAGCCGGCCGCGACCAGGGCCAGGCCCACCCCGGTGGCCGCCCACAGCAGATCGGCCCGGTCGTGCGTGCCGGCATCCAGAACCACCCGGGCCAGCGACGGGTACGCGAGGCCGATCAGGGTGTCGAGCGCCAGGGCGACCAGCATCACGACCAGCAGGCCGCGCACCGGGCGCAGGATCTGGCGCAGCGAGAACACCGGGTTCTCGGCGGCGGCCGCCGCGACGTCGACCCGCGGATCCTCGTCGGCCGGCGGCAGCGCGGCGACGGCCGCGGTGATCTCCGGGGTGGCCGGCATGCTGCCCAGGGCACTGGACAGCTGTCCGCCGCCGCGGGCCCCGCCGCCACCGCCGCCTCCGCCACCGGGACCGGGGCGGGTGGGGGACGCGGCCGCGGCGCGGGCCGGTTCGGCGGCGCGCGGTGCGTCGGCGCGCCACAGGTCGTCGACGGTCAGCGCGGCCTGCCGGGCCACCCGCTGCGCGGCGGCGCGCTCGGCCTCGGCGCCGTCGGGCGGGGACATCAGTTCGGCGAACCTCGGGCAGCGCGCGTCGAGCTCCTCGACCGTGCCGATGTCGAGGATGCGGCCCTCGTCGAGCACCGCCACCCGGTCGGCGACCGCCAGAGTGGAGCGGCGGTGGGCCAGCAGCAGCATGGTGGTGCGCCGGGCGCGCAGCCGGGTGAGGATCGCCGCCTCGGTGACCGCGTCGACCGCCGACGTGGCGTCGTCGAGGACCAGGACGCGCGGCTGCGCGTAGAAGGCGCGGGCCAGGGCGATGCGCTGCCGCTGCCCGCCGGACAGGGTGAGGCCGCGTTCGCCGACGGTGGTGGCGAAGCCGTCGGGCAGGTCGTCGACGAAGTCGGTGGCGGCGGCCTCGTCAGTGGCCGCGCGCAGCGCCGGATCGCCGGGGTCGGGCGGCGGCAGCGGGCCGAGCGCGACATTGGCGGCGATGGTGTCCGAGTAGAGGAAGGGCTCGTCGAAGGCGACCGCGAGCGCGCCGTGCAGCGCGTCCGGGTCGAGCGCGTCGACGTCGTACCGGTGCCCGTCCGCATCGGTGAGACTGACCCGGCCGGCGTCGGCCCGCGACGCGCCCTCCAGGAGCGCGGCGAGCGTCGATTTGCCCGAGCCGGGGCCGCCGACGACGGCGACGGCCTCGCCGGGTGCCACGCGCAGGTCGACCCCGGCCAGCACCGGGCGCGTCCCGCGGGTGAGCGCCACCCCGTCGAGACGCAGTCCGAGCGGGCCGTCTGGGAGCTGCCCGGTGTTGGTCAGTGCGGGGTCGAGCGGGTGGTCGATCACGTCGAACACGCGGGACGCCGAAGAGGCCGCGAGCTGGCTGGCGACCACCAGGTTGGTGAGGATGCGGGCCAGCGCCGTCATGCTCGCGAGGTAGGTGGTGAAGGCGAGGAAGGTGCCCGCGGTGAGCGAGCCGCGCAGGGTGAGCCAGCCGCCGACCGCGATCACCAGCACCATGCCCAGCTCGGGGACGGCCGCCATGGTCGGCGTGAAGCGGGAGGAGAGGCGGGCGGCCCGCATCCGCAGGCGGAACAGGGTGCCGCCGAGTTCGGCGAGTTCGGCGGTGGCGCGCCGCTCCTGGCCGAAGCCCTTCACCACCCGCACGC
The nucleotide sequence above comes from Gordonia sp. PP30. Encoded proteins:
- a CDS encoding ABC transporter ATP-binding protein, whose protein sequence is MTPGWLAALAARCWEHRRLTLLTVAVTLGAVAVDLVTPLIARSAIDHATGEVRGGVALSVLVAALLVAALIRYGCQFGRRLLAGRLSIVVQDGLRRAMLATLLRLDGPAQETLRTGQVVSRSISDLQVVQGLLAMAPLSLGGAVQVVLAIGIMAWLSPLLTVVTLVTVPLVAVVAYRGRRRLFAATWSAQQAAAELAGHVEETVTGVRVVKGFGQERRATAELAELGGTLFRLRMRAARLSSRFTPTMAAVPELGMVLVIAVGGWLTLRGSLTAGTFLAFTTYLASMTALARILTNLVVASQLAASSASRVFDVIDHPLDPALTNTGQLPDGPLGLRLDGVALTRGTRPVLAGVDLRVAPGEAVAVVGGPGSGKSTLAALLEGASRADAGRVSLTDADGHRYDVDALDPDALHGALAVAFDEPFLYSDTIAANVALGPLPPPDPGDPALRAATDEAAATDFVDDLPDGFATTVGERGLTLSGGQRQRIALARAFYAQPRVLVLDDATSAVDAVTEAAILTRLRARRTTMLLLAHRRSTLAVADRVAVLDEGRILDIGTVEELDARCPRFAELMSPPDGAEAERAAAQRVARQAALTVDDLWRADAPRAAEPARAAAASPTRPGPGGGGGGGGGARGGGQLSSALGSMPATPEITAAVAALPPADEDPRVDVAAAAAENPVFSLRQILRPVRGLLVVMLVALALDTLIGLAYPSLARVVLDAGTHDRADLLWAATGVGLALVAAGWVVEAVNTLVSARTGERVLYALRVRSYAHLQRLGLDYYERELSGRIMTRMTTDVDALSTFIQTGLASAVVAIFTVVGVFAMLMVTDWELGLTVLPVFPILALATLWFRRVAAGAYRRARELVSAVNADFQENIAGLATTRAYRHTAIAQARFGRLSDAWVAARMSSQRAIASYFPFITFCADVAAAVAIGFGAHQLAHGRLSAGTLVAFVLYLSMLFGPVQQLTTVFDGYQQASVGLRRIGDLLTTPSSLVEAAVVAEEAAIPAPLDRHGDHRSGMADVRLDGVSFRYSGAPADALHDVDLHLPPGASLALVGPTGAGKSTIVKLLARFYDPTRGAVEYNGDDLRTLDLHDYRARLGVVPQEPHLFAGTVADNIAYGRPGAGREEIAEAARRVGAAAMIAGLPGGMNFAVSERGRGLSSGQRQLIALARAELVEPELILLDEATATLDQATEAQVLAAGTALRRKRTSVIVAHRLATAARADTIAVVEAGRIVERGPHDALLAAGGTYARMWAAGVAPDDAGATAGRR
- a CDS encoding multifunctional oxoglutarate decarboxylase/oxoglutarate dehydrogenase thiamine pyrophosphate-binding subunit/dihydrolipoyllysine-residue succinyltransferase subunit; this encodes MSSSTSQTDYGQNEWLVEEMYQRFQKDPGSVDPSWHDLLKSYKPDQVAPAPTPAAPVAPAAPAAPAQVAPADPPAAATGPVSAKPAITLDAEPTRTTAPRKAAPAREAAATKAASGVSRSAAVAKPASEPAADENKVIRGPGAAIVKNMNASLEVPTATSVRAIPVKLMFDNRVVINNHLARTRGGKVSFTHILGYAIIQALKSFPNLNRHFAEIDGKPNVVTPAHSNLGLAIDLPGKNGQRTLVVAAIKGCETMGFGEFWAAYEDIVRRARDGKLTAEDFAGVTISLTNPGTIGTVHSVPRLMPGQGAIIGAGAMEYPAEFQGSSDQQLADAGVGKVMTLTSTYDHRIIQGAESGDFLRRIHELILDDAFWDEIFTALHIPYEPIRWRRDIPAGAVDKNTRVLELIAAYRSRGHLMADTDPLMMESDARAAHPDLDVLTYGLTLWDLDRTFKVGGFHGQNEMKLRDVLSILRDAYCRHIGVEYTHILDPGQQRWLQERVEVKHVKPPVAEQKYILSKLNAAEAFETFLQTKYVGQKRFSLEGAESVIPMMDAVIDRSAEHSLQEVIIGMPHRGRLNVLANIVGKPYSKIFTEFEGNLGSAQAHGSGDVKYHLGAEGTYYQMFGDNEINVSLTANPSHLEAVDPVLEGIVRAKQDLLDEEHQFDILPLMLHGDAAFAGQGVVPETLNLSMLNGYRTGGTVHIVVNNQVGFTTAPEYSRSSQYCTDVAKMIGAPIFHVNGDDPEACVWAAQLAVDYREQFHRDVVIDMVCYRRRGHNEGDDPSMTQPAMYDVIDNLRSVRKSYTEALIGRGDISTKEAEDALRDYQGQLERVFVEVKELDRFQPEPSEPITEDQQLQVNLNTGVPTAALEQIGDAFLNVPEGFTPHPRVKPVLERRHDMSRNGDVDWAFAELLAFGTLVQEGITVRLSGQDSRRGTFTQRHSVLIDRENGSEYTPLNTLAPQGPGRFMVYDSPLSEFAVLGFEYGYAIGNPDALVLWEAQFGDFVNGAQSIIDEFISSGEAKWGQRSDVVLLLPHGHEGQGPDHTSGRIERFLQLCAEGSMTVALPSTPASYFHLLRRHMHDGISRPLVVFTPKSMLRNKAAVSPIEEFSEGKFLSVRDDPRFAGNFRGDGDKLDRSAVTRVLLTSGKLYWELVARAKKDGRGDIAIVRIEQLHPVPHRRLGRILEQYPNATDFVWVQEEPANQGPWPFLGLWLPEQLPELLSGLRRISRRPMAAPSSGSSKVHVVEQAEIIDGAFS